ATCAAAATAGTTCACGCTATTCCATTTAGCTTGTTTGTGTTCATGTAAATGCTGAATATAAGTTGACTACAATAACACATAATGCTGGAGGAGATCCAAATATTATCATTTAGCacctgcaatgtgatttattGAACCGGAAAGTGTTTGCGTCCATTTTTTTTGCATCTATATTTAGCACGTTTTGAAGGAGCGTCCAAATTGGCACAGTAACGCATAAATGTCTACAGACATTGTGGCGAGAAGGAAGCGATGGCTGCAATCACTGGCAACAAAGAGCAAATAATATTTCCTGTGCGTGTCGACATACTTTACGTGCAATAGAAATATCCTTTTTCCTGCAATTAGATTTTTTAACTGCTTGATGACTAAAAGGTTGATTTCATCGCAAAGTGATCTGGCAGACGATTACTGTTTGGTACAACATTATCGTGTAAAAAAGTAGATTCTGTTAAAGATCTCTCTAGAACAACTTTTAGGTGCTTTTATTGTTGATGCCGTCTGTCTTTCAAGAATATAAAATCACACAAATCAATGTGTTTAATGTTTTATAATCTCAATGAAACATCGAAGTTTTGGCCTTGCTTACTAACCTGTACTTGCTTGCATCATTTATTCAACAAGGAAGTGTGAACCCTCAGTCCACACGTACAGTATATCTTATGTgcaactgccatctactggttgaGAAAAGTAACaggttttaagtgcgccttactgtccgaaaaatacggaaaaTTAATAACACACGTTATTTTGAGTGCACATGCTACTTCAGCTACTTCAGTTACTTGAAGGGTGTAAGTTGTTATAtagtcagtgatcagatcaatgcattCAGTACATCagtgaggagactccgactgTGTTTGCTGGCAAATTTGCCCTCAAAATAATCCTGAATTTAGCTTCTGTTTCCCGCTCTATTTTTCCCACCAGTGCAAATCCaactaaactgaaaaaaaaaacaagtaaatacaAATACACTAATTTAGTTCTATTTCGGTTGGGTAATTTGGCCGCTAATCATCATTATAATGTGCAATTGCAGGCTGGGCTGCAATGGCAGCATTAAAGGTGATGGTGGTCATTTGGCCAATAAAAAGCGTTGAAAAGGCATTAAATATTAATTATGTAATATGGAATGTTAAGTAATTAAGTCCCAGTGGATTTGAGAAGAAGAAGATCAATGAGCCACATTTACTGAATGCTATTTATGCCTGAGCAGAACGCAGAAATATTATTACTCTATTTATTAATATGAATATCATATCATGTGGACTATTTCATGTTTTTGTTCAAAACAAAGGTTATAATGTGAGAGTGTTGGTTTCAAAGAATTCATGAAACCAAATCATTCCCACGTGTCAGGAACAAATGTCATCCTGTATATTAACATCCATTTCATTCATGCAGAACATAAACATCTCATCCTTTTGTTTACTTATGAATTCTTACATTTTTACATGAAATAAAGGTGTCCAAAAGGGAAATGTCTTTCATTCCAAAAAAGACTGATAATTGGTTCCTGTGTGCTGCACAGTGGTTCAGTGTTTAGCATGTCTGCTTCACAAAAAAATCATGTTAAAATCTCAATTCAAGTTTTCATATTCTACTTTTGTGGGTTTactcctaatttttttttttttttttttcatttttaatactACATTGTccagtggggcttcacggtggcagaggggttagtgcgtcaaaAGCTTACCAATCACAGCTCTGTGGTCTGTGTCGCCAGGTCTGCGGGAAGGTATGCAGAGGGAAGAGCGAGACGGCGTCGCTTCCGCAAGCTATGTGACGCGAGAGTATATTTCAGCCTTAAGCAATAAAAACACAAACTCCCCTTTAGAACACCTCACCTGACATTTCTATGGCGGggacatcatttaaaaaaaaaaaaaaataaataaaaaaaaataaaaaataaaaaattttaaaaataaaaataaaaaaaaaattgtacttgtttagcgcttttctaccttcaaggtactcaaagcgctttgactacttccacatttacccattcacacacacattcacacactgatggagggagctgccatgcaaggcgccaaccagcacccatcaggagcaagggtgaagtgtcttgctcaggacacaacggacgtgacgaggttggtaccaggtgggatttgaaccagggaccctcgggttgcgcacggccactctaccactgcgccacgccgtccctataaaaaacatgaaaataatgaTCATAATCATGATCATCATAGAAcatttatttaaccagataaaaAACCCtttgagatcaagatctctttcacaagggtgacctggccaagaggtcaacagcatATGTCACGGagcagtttcaaaaaagtaatacgttaacacagtggttctcaaccttttttcagtgatgtacccactgtgaacatttttttcattcaagtaccccctaatcagaacaaagcattgttggttgaaaaaaagagataaaaaagtaaaatacagcactatgtcatcagtttctgatttttgaaattgtataacagtgcaaaatattgctcatttgtagtggtctttcttgaactatttggtaaaaaagatataaaaataactaaaaacttgaaacCAGATCATTCCCACGTGTCAGGAACAAATGTCATCCTGTATATTAACATCCATTTTATTCATGCAGAACATAAACATCTCGTCCATTTGTTTACTTATGAATTCTTACATTTTTACATGAAATAAAGGTGTCCAAAAGTGAAATGTCTTTCATTCCAAAAAAGATTGTTAATTGGTTCCTGTGTGCTGCACAATGGTTCAGTGTTTAGTATGTctgcttcacaaaaaaataatgttaaaatctTAATTCTAGTTTTCATATTCTACTTTTGTGGGTTTACtcctaatttttttttcatgttttcatttTTAATATGTACATTGTCCagtgaggcttcacggtggaaaagggcttagtgcgtctgcctcacaatacgaaggtcctgagtagtcctgggttcaatcccgggctctggatctttctgtgtggagtttgcatgttctccccgtgactgcgtgggttccctccgggtactccggcttcgtcccacttccaaagacatgcacctggggataggttgattggcaacactaaaaattggccctagtgtgtgaatgttgtctgtctatctgtgttggccctgcgatgaggtggcgacttgtccagggtatatcccgccttccgcccgattgtacctgagataagcaccagcccccccgccccccagcGCCCCttaaagggagtaagcggtagaaaatgaatggatggatggatagacattgTCCAGTATAGAAATTGTATAATAGCTTATATCAATTTTACAACAAACACATGTTATGTCAATGAGCAAACATAACATGTTTGCACCCCGCGCGACCATGAAACGGACACGCGGTagtaaatggttggatggatggatgttttcattTTGTACAATTAACACAGTACAAATATGTATGGCACGATCAAGATTGTTAATCGTACATGATAATTTTGTGTGTTGATTGTGTAACAAAAAataagattccatccatccattcttaccgcttgtcccgtttggggtcgcgaggtTGCtgaagcctatttcagctgcaacaTGTTATGTTATTTGAGTAATAAAAACGTGTTAGCTtatttttctaacaaaaacatcttgaattaattgtataataataatatgttataTTAATAGTAGAGTTTAAAATATccaatgttttttgtattaaacaaTGACTcatacacaatttaaaaaaaattaaacaagttGTGATTATTTTTTGGGGGATGATCAACCAAGTGCAATTTTATCCTTGAGATACAACATGTATGatataaagcagtgtttttcaaccttttttgagccaaggcacattttctgcGTTGGAAAaacccagaggcacaccaccagcagaaatcactaaacaacgaaactcagttgacagtaaaaagtcgttgtcgcataatcaagcatgcatcactatagctcttgtctcaaagtaggtttactgtcaccacctgtcaaatcacgcactaacttattttgtattttttgtagttttcctgtgtgtagtgttttacttcttgtcttgcacttctattttttgggggtattttcctgtagcagtttcatgtcttccttggagCGATATTTCTCGCATCTACTTTATTTTAAcactcaagaatatttcagttgttttcacccaatgatgaggtggtgacatgtccagggcgtacgccgccttccgcccgattgtagctgagataggctccagctcccccggtgaccacggtagaaaatggatggattatccttctttgtggggacattgttgattgtcatgtacgaatgtactttgtggacgccgtctttgttccgcagtaagtctttgctgtcgtccagcattctggttttgtttaatttgtagttcagttttaattttgttccgcatagccttgccctaagcttcaatgccctttcttaggggcactcaccttttgttaattttttggtttaagcattaaatacctttttacctgcacactgcctcctgctgtttccaatatatacaaagcaattagctaccgcctgccacctactgatatgggagagtattacatggttactatAGACAaaactgacactcaacaacaacacatcatttgcagactacaattactggtttgcaaaaaacatgttttaccccaaataggtgaaattagatcatctcccacggcacaccagatcgtatctcacggcacactagtgtgccgcggcacagtgattgaaaaacactgatataaagTATGAGTTTTTGCCAAActataatatttttaaatgtttttcattAGCAGTTTTATTAAAACTGTTCTTGAATTTTCCTGAAActttgatattgttttatttttggcacGGTCATAATTATCCCTTCTGCTCTTGAAAGGATTGCTCTAATGAAAATAACAATTCATACATGCTGATGCTTTATCCTGCCATAACTCATTTATGAAAGTTATTGTCACATTTCATGCATTTAagaagttaagaaaaaaaaaaacctttgcgaCAAAGGTGAGTGAGGAAAAACCTTTGTAGGAAACTAAAGCGGAGTGTGGGGAGGCAGTATGTCTCCACACATAGAGACAATTATTGTAAGTTGTTGTACACTTACATTATCATAAGCTATTTTGCACAACATTTTTTTGTCGATTTCACAATAAAATTCAGAATGGTCCCGTTTTGCCATTACCAGTATCgcactgcaaaaacacaagtcaaatttTGGTGACACAGTTGCCATTTTTAATTGCCTTTTTTCAGCGAAATacagcattattattttttgtattattattaaacagtTATGGTGCTATACAGTTTTATATcttgttattatatattattaaatcAGTGTATACCAGTTGAATTCATATACAAGTTGTTGTAATGATAGTTATTTGAAGTTATGATATTTATTGATGAAATGTATGTCGTCTCGTCACGAAGAACAAGGGGAGTGTTTTGGTGGAAgagtgcgggggggggggggggggcgtcctGTGTGCCCACAGACACGCtctcacgcacacacgcacgggCAGTCGGCAACGGCGGGAGTCTTTGTTGTCCTTGGTCCTCGATGGACGTGTGTTCGTCGCGCGGGTGCATGGAGGTCATGGATCAAGTTGGACACGTCCAGCCGCACGTGCACGCGCAGGACCCCATCAGCTTCGGCATTGATCACATTCTGCACGGCGGCGGCGAGCACCCGTGCATGTTGGCCACGAGGATGCACGAGCCGGACTATGGTCACCTGTACACGTGCGACGCCGGCAACGGCTTTCCGTGCGTCAGCGTTCACAGCGACGGCTACCACGTGAACGCAGGCTCCAACGTCAACTCGTCTGGGGTCATCCGCGTGCCCGCGCACAGACCTGGGACTGGCGGGGGTATGGCATCCATGACCGGAAGTGTCAACAACCTGAGCACGCTCACTTTCCCGTGGATGGAAAGCAACAGAAGATACACCAAAGACAACTTCActggtatatacacacacacacacacacacacacacacacatatatatatatgtatatatatatatatatatatatatatatatatatatatatatatatatatatatatatatatatatatttgatgtttttgtCTTGATTTTATAAaacataaatattgtttatgaaACAATTTCATTTCGATAAATGAATGATTTATGATAACGTTATTTCCCCATTGATTCTATCAAAGATGATGATAAATGAACGTTTGAATATCAAGGTTATTTAAAAATTAAATGGCTAATGTAGTATGAAAAAGTACATATCAAGATGAACTGTATTTAACATTATACTAATCATTCATATTGAATCACAATAAAAacgattgtttaaaaaaatataataattacattttttgtgtgtgtttattctttaaatagACAAACATAGCACCACCACtaatttaaaaaagctaattaattgtatttccatccatctttAGTGACTGCaaatttgaaaatcaactttgCAGGTGGGGAGAccttcaaaacaaacacaaatattaaaataattaaatctccttttgttttttaataaggTTTATGCTATATGCGGCATTTCGTTCAAATGACAAATTAACACGTGAAACACAAACAGTAATAATGGAGAAAAAACGAGAACAAGCGTGATAATAATACATTGTAACAacgaaaataattaataatactaTCAAAAAGGATAATGATGCTCATAATAATGATATATTAGTAATGGTTGTTGTattgtgcttttctacccctttttaaggagcccaaagcgctttccATATTcagcctttcacacacacattcacacactgatgacaacgatgacaataataaataaaacaatgggcatgtgttttttatttataagACAAAGTGACATGCAGGCTGTTttacaaatacaataaaaatacgattaaacaaataacaccccaaagggaataagcggtagaaatggatggatggataatatttgaTTGatggaattaaaaacatttaattgttgTAAGAGTCGCTGAGTGGACACAAGTTTAAACACTCATGATATATATttgatgaataataataaagtaaacCCAGCTGTAAACATGAACAATGAATAATTATTGGAGGGTGACATTGTTTTTATTGCAGTGTGTGTGACTCCACGCTCGGTACCGCGCCGTGTGGGACACCCTTACCAGAACCGAACTCCCCCCAAGAAGAAGAAGCCTCGGACTTCGTTCAGTCGACTCCAGATCTGCGAGCTGGAAAAACGTTTTCATCGACAGAAATATTTATCATCTGCGGAGAGAAATATTCTCGCCAAAGCGTTGAAGATGAGCGACGCGCAGGTGAAGACTTGGTTCCAAAACAGAAGAACCAAATGGAGGTGAAGACTTCGTGCACTTGTATATATTACTCATAATCACACGTGTTTCCTAAAATCGAATAATAATCATGGCAATGCTTATTAACAAACTAATTTAGGGTATTTTCTTCATTCTTATAATTACAAGTGTAATTATACTTATAATTACAATtattaaatcattattattattatgttaataATAAAACATCAAATCGACGCAATGTATTTAAGAATAACCACATCATTTTTATTTGCTCTATTTTTGTTACCCAactattttgcaaatattcacaTACATTGAAATACatcataaatattaaaaataaaataaatccatcattttaaaataaatcatataaTGTAACAGAACATTTGAACACGTTTAACGAATCTTTAAAAATGTACTATCATATGTTTTTTTCATCCGATTAAAATATCATAGTAATAATAAATTGAGAAAGTACATTAAGCGGGGGGAAATACATTCATTAATGTAATGCTAATGTGTGGAGAAATTagaattgttttttaaatcatAGTAAATTCTTAACATCATCATTTTGAAAGATAAATAAAACggttactatttattttacttatttgtaCAGTAATATCTGTATATTCACAGAAATAATGAACATGAGTTAAGAAATTGTGTGAAGGCATGAACTGAAATGTTGAACATGTAGAGAACTGAGATCAAGAACTGTTTGATGCCAGATTATTTAAAATACAAAAGtggaaaaatacatttattttaacggGAATCTTTGGATGAGGAAAAAACGGGATCAAAATGGAAAATAGAAAGTGTGAATATTTTTAAGTGAGAATGTGTAGGGATACACGTGTAAATAAgatattaaataattataataacataataatacatattaaaGAATGTTTCTGTAGAATGTGAAAACAATAACTAATATTCCTTATTAAAACCATATTATCACGAGTAAGTAAATATTATTAAAACTGAATTTCAAGCTCACATGGACCAAATAGCAGTATGTCAATATTTAAATATCAATATTAACAATTATGAAAATAATAAGgattatattaattattaatatactttGTTCATGtattactatatatttttttacaaatattaaaaaTGCATTTCACGCTATGTAGACACAATATACTAGttaataataaaatgttatgacTACTAGTACTGTTTATTATAATATCAATGGCAAGAATATCACAAATTATTATCACTATACTATTATTGTTACTAATTGTATTACAATTGTTAAAACTGTATTTCAAGCTCATGTAGTCTAAATATATGAACCCATTTGAAATCATGATAATACAAACAAgactagtttttatttgtatgaagacttgtccagggtgtacatcgtcTTCTGCCCGAGTAAAGCAgggatataggctccag
This sequence is a window from Nerophis ophidion isolate RoL-2023_Sa linkage group LG09, RoL_Noph_v1.0, whole genome shotgun sequence. Protein-coding genes within it:
- the LOC133558818 gene encoding T-cell leukemia homeobox protein 1-like, whose translation is MDVCSSRGCMEVMDQVGHVQPHVHAQDPISFGIDHILHGGGEHPCMLATRMHEPDYGHLYTCDAGNGFPCVSVHSDGYHVNAGSNVNSSGVIRVPAHRPGTGGGMASMTGSVNNLSTLTFPWMESNRRYTKDNFTVCVTPRSVPRRVGHPYQNRTPPKKKKPRTSFSRLQICELEKRFHRQKYLSSAERNILAKALKMSDAQVKTWFQNRRTKWRRQTAEEREAERQQANKIVLQLQQEVFQKSIKQTLVPDALCLQNNSLFALQNLQPWSENTAKISSVSACE